Part of the Sulfuricella denitrificans skB26 genome is shown below.
CAGGGTGAGCGGGCAAACCATTACTACGCTCAGGCATTCTCTGAGTTGCCAATGGCGGATCGCAAGAGTCAGCGCACCGGCCTGATCATGGCGGCGATTTACCATGCTGTACTGGATGAAGTCAGACAAGACGGCTACCACGTCCTGAATCAGCGAATCTCGCTGACGCCACTGCGCAAACTGTGGATTGCGTACAGGACCTGGCTCAAAGAATGAGAGTCGCCGTCATCGGCGCCGGCTATGCCGGCTTGGCGGCGGCGGTGGAACTGGCCGCAAAAGGGATACCCGTAACCGTCTTCGAGGCTGCCAGGCAGCTTGGAGGCCGTGCACGACGGGTGGATTACCGCGGCATGGCACTGGATAACGGCCAGCACATTCTCCTCGGCGCCTACCGCGAAACCCTGCGCCTGATGCGCATGACCGGTGCCGATCCCGCTGTGTTGCTGCTGCGACTACCCCTGCAACTGGTCATTCCTGGCCGCTTCAGCCTGCAAGCGGCGCCATTGCCAGCCCCTCTACATTTGGTGCTAGCCCTGCTCACTGCGCATGGTCTGACCTGGGGCGAACGTCTTTCTGCTGCGCGTTTCATGAGCGTAATGCGGCGTCGGAATTTCCGGCTTAATGACGACATTGACGCCGGAAAAATGCTGACTATGCATGGCCAGATTGGCAATCTGCGCCGCTATTTATGGGAGCCGCTGTGCATTGGCGCGCTGAACACCCCACTCGAAACCGCCTCGGCCCAGGTATTCCTTAACGTCCTGCGCGACAGCCTGGCCGGCAGCCGGGAAGACAGCGACATGCTGCTGCCACTGGCAAATCTGACTCATCTCTTTCCGGAACACGCGGCCGCATTCATCGAGAGCCATGGCGGCAAAATTGTGCATTCCCAACCTGTGCTCGCAGTCAAA
Proteins encoded:
- the hpnE gene encoding hydroxysqualene dehydroxylase HpnE, encoding MRVAVIGAGYAGLAAAVELAAKGIPVTVFEAARQLGGRARRVDYRGMALDNGQHILLGAYRETLRLMRMTGADPAVLLLRLPLQLVIPGRFSLQAAPLPAPLHLVLALLTAHGLTWGERLSAARFMSVMRRRNFRLNDDIDAGKMLTMHGQIGNLRRYLWEPLCIGALNTPLETASAQVFLNVLRDSLAGSREDSDMLLPLANLTHLFPEHAAAFIESHGGKIVHSQPVLAVKAEAAGFSLEMQSGSEKFDQVISAVPPQRLAALTANLPELAEARAQVARFSYQPIYSVFLQYPAATRLSRPMIGLYGGVTQWVLDRGQLNHENGLLCAVISSEGPHQTLDHDDLAQRVHDELRVLLPDLPQPLWHKVIAEKRATFACSPGMERPDQVTPLPNFFLAGDYTAGDYPATLESAVRSGVKCAKLIQESA